From Candidatus Methanosuratincola sp.:
AAGATCGCGCTTACGCCTGAGGAGGTCGAGAGGTTCACAGACCAGTTGAACAGGATACTCGAGTTCGCGGGGGCGCTGGACAGTCCGGAGGTCGAGGGGGTCGAACCGNNNNNNNNNNNNNNNNNNNNNNNNNNNNNNNNNNNNNNNNNNNNNNNNNNNNNNNNNNNNNNNNNNNNNNNNNNNNNNNNNNNNNNNNNNNNNNNNNNGAGGTTCACAGACCAGTTGAACAGGATACTCGAGTTCGCGGGGGCGCTGGACAGTCCGGAGGTCGAGGGGGTCGAACCGACTTTCCACGTTTTGGACCTCGTAAACACGTTCAGGGAAGACCGCGAGGAGAAGGGACTCGAGAGGGAGGGGGCTCTTGCGACTGCTCCAAAGGTCAAGGACGGTTTCATCGTAGCCCCCAAGATAGTCTGATCTGGACCGGTGTTGCACATGGCAAGGCTAGAGGAAATGACCCTCTTCGAAGCGGTGGAGGGGGTCAGGGGCGGTCTGATAGAGAGGGAAGACCTGTTCGATGCCTTCCTTCAGAGGATCAGGAGGCTAAACCCCGAGTACGGGGCCTACATCACGGTGAACGAGGTCGGGGCAGAAAAAGGATCAGGTGCCGGAGGCCGGAACGGCTCGGTAGAGGGGGCGCCGATCGCGGTAAAGGACTGCATATGCACGAAGGGAGTCAGGACCACCTGCGGCTCCAAGATACTCAAGGACTATGTGCCCCCGTACGATGCGACCGTCGTCTCCAGGATCAAGTCGGAAGGGGGAAAGGTCATAGGTAAGACGAACATGGACGAGTTCGCCATGGGGTCGTCCACCGAGAACTCAGGGTTCTTCGTCTGCCGGAACCCGTGGGACAAGTCCAGGGTCCCCGGCGGGTCTTCCGGCGGCTCTGCGGTGGCGGTCTCGGCCAGGATGGCGCTCGCCGCCCTGGGGTCGGACACCGGCGGCTCGGTGAGGTGCCCGGCGAGCTTCTGCGGGATAGTTGCGATGAAGGCGACGTACGGGCTCGTCAGCAGGTACGGGCTTGTGGCCTATGCTAACAGCCTGGAGCAGATAGGCCCGATGACTAGGGATGTAAGGGACTGCGCACTACTCCTCAACGTAATAAGCGGGCACGACCCGAGGGACTGCACCACGATCCCCGGGAGGAAGGTGGACTACCTCGAATTCCTCGAAAAGGAGGTGAAGGGGCTCAGGATCGGCGTGCCAAGGGAGTTCTTCGGCGAAGGGACAGACAGAGGCGTAGAGAGGGAGGTCTGGAACGGCATACACGCCCTCGAGGGGCTCGGGGCCTCGTGGCACGAGGCATCGCTCCCCTCCCTCAAGTACGCGCTCCCGGCGTACTACATCATCGCGATGTCTGAGGCGAGCTCCAACCTGGCCAGGTTCGACGGGATGAGGTACGGGACGAGGGAGGAGGACGACGGGCTGAACTGGGAGGAGTCCTTCTCCAAGACGAGGGGGGCGAACTTCGGGAGCGAGGTCAAGAGGAGGATAATACTCGGCACATTCGCGCTCTCATCGGGTTACTACGAGGAGTACTACCTGAATGCGCTGAAGGCGAGGAC
This genomic window contains:
- the gatA gene encoding Asp-tRNA(Asn)/Glu-tRNA(Gln) amidotransferase subunit GatA is translated as MARLEEMTLFEAVEGVRGGLIEREDLFDAFLQRIRRLNPEYGAYITVNEVGAEKGSGAGGRNGSVEGAPIAVKDCICTKGVRTTCGSKILKDYVPPYDATVVSRIKSEGGKVIGKTNMDEFAMGSSTENSGFFVCRNPWDKSRVPGGSSGGSAVAVSARMALAALGSDTGGSVRCPASFCGIVAMKATYGLVSRYGLVAYANSLEQIGPMTRDVRDCALLLNVISGHDPRDCTTIPGRKVDYLEFLEKEVKGLRIGVPREFFGEGTDRGVEREVWNGIHALEGLGASWHEASLPSLKYALPAYYIIAMSEASSNLARFDGMRYGTREEDDGLNWEESFSKTRGANFGSEVKRRIILGTFALSSGYYEEYYLNALKARTLIRRDFERLFKEFDVLVGPT
- the gatC gene encoding Asp-tRNA(Asn)/Glu-tRNA(Gln) amidotransferase subunit GatC, which encodes RFTDQLNRILEFAGALDSPEVEGVEPTFHVLDLVNTFREDREEKGLEREGALATAPKVKDGFIVAPKIV